From a region of the Hemibagrus wyckioides isolate EC202008001 linkage group LG06, SWU_Hwy_1.0, whole genome shotgun sequence genome:
- the LOC131353862 gene encoding trace amine-associated receptor 13c-like: MNLMEFNQSDRCEHFSCPERSVSPAVYILLYVCSAAVVLLTVCGNLLVIISVLHFKQLHTPTNMLVLSLAVTDFFIGALLMPSMFIWTIESCWVFGKHFCIVFLFISGVLMSLSIYNIALISVDRYVALSNPFLYTDTVSSRRMCIVIYSNCSVCLVYAITIFYLNFMDSLMCPGECNYYLNEVWSVIDLVKTFIFPLSVIIILYTRVFVIAKKHATAIRELNNHTRPKTQKITSHSMKSERKAAKVFGILVSVFLVCLLPYFIYSLLGNVIEIRTETIQKLIIVSYLNSTINPFIYALFYPWFRRCIKLIITMRIFQTDSALISVLS, encoded by the coding sequence ATGAATCTGATGgagtttaatcagtctgatcgctgtgagcatttctcctgtccagagagatctgtatctcctgcagtttatatcttactgtacgtgtgttcagctgctgtggttctgctaacagtgtgtggaaatctgctggtcatcatctctgttcttcacttcaagcagcttcacacaccaaccaacatgctggtgctctctctggctgtgaCAGATTTCTTCATTGGGGCTTTACTCATGCCATCTATGTTCATCTGGACGATTGAGTCATGTTGGGTTTTTGGAAAACATTTctgcattgtttttttgttcattagTGGTGTCCTCATGAgcttatctatctataatattGCTTTGATCTCTGTAGATCGGTATGTGGCTCTTTCAAACCCCTTTctctacacagacacagtcaGTAGCAGGAGGATGTGCATTGTGATTTATTCCAACTGTTCTGTGTGTCTGGTTTATGCCATAACaatcttttatttaaactttatgGATTCTTTAATGTGTCCTGGAGAATGTAATTATTATCTGAATGAGGTTTGGTCTGTAATTGATCTTGTAAAAACCTTTATATTTCCACTTTCTGTCATAATCATATTGTATACTCGAGTGTTTGTGATTGCTAAGAAACATGCCACTGCTATCAGAGagcttaataatcacacacggcctaaaacacagaaaatcacctcacactccatgaaatctgagagaaaagcagctaaagTCTTTGGcattttagtgtctgtgtttctggtgtgtttacttccatattttatttatagtttattagGTAATGTTATTGAAATACGGACAGAAACTATTCAGAAACTCATTATTGTGAGTTATCTTAATTCCACCattaatccatttatttatgCTCTGTTTTACCCGTGGTTCAGGAGGTGCATTAAATTAATCATAACTATGAGAATATTTCAAACAGACTCTGCATTAATCAGTGTTCTATCATGA